The Anopheles moucheti chromosome 3, idAnoMoucSN_F20_07, whole genome shotgun sequence genome contains the following window.
CGTTaattcaaaaaaatataaaaaatgtttttaaagtaTGTTTATACACCacatttttataaacaaaaccaatctATATTGTTCATTTCATACATTACATAGCGCCAGCTGATTTTTGTTGCCAGCGGTAAAGAGGCATGGGACGATTGCATGAGGCATGAAAGGGTGTTCCTATGTACACTGGTGGGTGGAACAAGCGTGGCTTGTAATGCTTATCAATCATCGGTTCAAATTACCACCTGGTACAAACTTGTGACCTTTTGGGAAAGCAGCAAAAATAAGTTATTACACCTTATTTGAGTTTTACCGTAATTTGTGtcgaaatataaataaattattttatataatttatataGAAAAATTTTTAACGAAGCttgtaaatataaacaaactTGTATTTTATACAGTAACAAGTATAATAGGATATTTCCTTATTTTCTTTGCACTCTAGctaaaataaacttaatttactttacatttgaagaacaaaaataagtaacgttaagttaagttaagttacAATACTTTTTCTTTTAGAGATGATCGCATATGCCTGCCCTAGCCATTAGTGATAAGCAACCTACGTGAAACACGTTACACCACGATTCGATGCAACAACACTGGAACGAACATATTGCCTCAGCTGAAAAAGGGCATGCAAAGGGAAGAGATTAGGCGCCATACTATCGAACGAATTCGGCTTCAACTAGCAAAACCATTCGTCAGTAGCCAGCTGTTGCTCGCAGAATTGCAAcgtcgtttttttgttaatctCCTGGATCATGAAGGAACGCTGTTGATTTTGACGGTATTGTGGGGACAAAGCTGATAAACCGCGCCTCTTAATCGTGTGTTTGCCAAATGAACGGAGGCTTTTCCAAGATCTTGTACCGCATTGCGGTACCGAGCGAATGTGAGCGGATACGGGAGGCACTGCTGGCCTTTTACTTCCCCGAGGAAATTCTTACACGCTCCTATCTGGAAGTGAACCAAACCGGCCTCGGACCACCGGAGGAATACATCCAGTACGTGCTGTCCTTCGTGCATCAGGGTATGGTAGCGTTGGCGATCGAGGAAGATAATGGTACGATCGTTGGTATTACGATCGCACGCTGCGTTAAGCCGGGAACGGCGGACGAACTGTTGGCGCTGGTACCGTCAGCAGAAACGCGGAGATGGGCCGAAATGTTACGACTGTTTGCCCACCTTGAGCACACGGGCGATGTTTGTGGACGGTTCCGATCGCGCCGCTCGTACCATGTGTTCGTGTTGGCGGTGGAGCCCCATTTCCGGCGCCGTGCGATCGGCCAGAAGCTGATGGAGTTTCAGCTGGCACGTGGCAAATCGTTACGCTTTCGCGTGGTAAGTGCGGACTTTACGTGTGAAATTGCGGCCCGGATAGGCGAGCGAATGGATATGCGGTGCGTCAGTGCAATCGCTTTAAATCAGTACAGGAATCAGGCCGGAGAGCACACGTTTGTGGCGCCGGGTGCTAACCACATCGTTAGCACCTATGCGCGTTATGTTTAAGGCCATCTCGCTGTAACATCTTCAGATATAGGACTTTTTCTGTataaacattattaaaaaagaaaggcGAACTGATTATCATCCAACGATGAACTTTTTATAGGGCTTATAATTTTATGAAGGTAAAaggaggaataaaaaaagttaaacgACATAAAATTTGTACATAAATCACTCACCGAAAACATTGTTCCTgctaattgaaatgtttttccagCACTGAATGTTTACAGTAACCCGTTGCCATGATTCATTACTGTCTTTTCCGAACCGTGCGGAGCCCGGCGGTCTTAAGAATTGATAATTGCAGAGCggagtaaaaaaatattctgtCCCGAGCAGCACTGACTGACCAATACTAGGCCGGAAGGCAAACTTTGAGTGAGTGCCGAACAGAACGTTGGGACGGTTTGCGATTGTAATTAatgaatttgttttcgtttgcggCACTTTTCCGTGCCAGCATGTTTCACAGTAAGGCAACATCTTATCCCTTCGGCGTATCCTCCTGTCGCTTgagtaaaacattttctttgcgAAATAAATATTACTATAGCATTGAAGAAGTATTTTGATGCCATataaaaatgctttatttGTACTATTGTAATATTACTTAATTGAAtacaatttataatatttttcttaaAACTGTTGCCTCATTTAACAAATGGTACGCAAGAACGAAGATACTTGCCAAACACGAATACTCGAGCGGTGCTGAGAATGGAAGCTCCAATTTCGACGACCCTGACTGAGTTTGTTCAATCAACTTTAGTCATTAGTTATGAATTATTACACAAACAATCGCCACTGCAGTGCGGATTGGCACACAGGTTCTTGGCGGGAAGTAGCAGCGCACTGCTTATGCCTTGGAGcaaaccaaaacgaaaaagaaataataacaCCCAAAAGTGTCCATCCGAACGTTCGGTGTTGTACAGCGAATGAATGAGCAGGCAAGCTGACAGGACAGCACGGTCGGTAGAAATGGCGAATTAATGAGCCAACCGAAGGACGAAAAATCAACTTCTGCCAAGAGCCATCGATCGAACGCGGACATCCGAATGGCATGAAAGATGAGTGAACGACACatataacacacacacatacaccgaagAGAGAAGGGAAAAAGATCTTTCCATCTTGCTAAAAGAACACTTGAGAAGGAAATCTCTGCAGCGTTTAGAGATGGCAATTAGTGAAGTGCTCCTTGATGAGCTTTCGGACACACAGCGGTGCACAAACAATGAGGGTGgggggtttgtttatttgtgtgcTTTATTGGTCGCTTTTTTGCTTGCGCTCATCAAATTTCCGACGCGTCCATTCACAGTCGTGATTTATTATTCTCCGGACAGTAAAACACATCCACGTTCGTTTCCCGGCACTCCCGGAAATGGTAGTTGAATGCACCGAGACTGTACTTACTTGGGGACGGTTTGAAGTAGTTCAGCCCGCGGCCAATCTTAATGACGTAGCCATTGCTAAGTCTGCAAATAGCGAAGAAGCAGTAAAGCAGCTATATTGCAATGGTGTTAgctttttctttcgttgtAACTAAGTCAACTTACATCACTTGCCGATCGTGCATGTGTTCGGAATATTCGACCACAAATTTAACCCCATGCTTGTGTAAGCTTTCCTTCAGCGTTTCGAATGCTCGTCCCTGCTCGTTGTTGGTTTTGGTGTCCTTAACCGTCAGCAGTTGAATGTACTTCACGTTCCGGCAGCTACTGACGACGAGTTCGCATAGCATTACCAAATTGCACACCTGATAGTGATCCCGCACGTACGGTTCCTCGATTAGTACCTCGTGCACCTCATCGGTCAAGTATTTGCCAAAGATTCTACTGTAGCTGTACCCGGTGCTACCTTCGACGATGTGAATTTTATCACTTATCACACCTTTGCTCTTCCAGCGCGTTACCAGCTCCTTCACCTGTTCCGCACGGTTCATGTATTCGAGAATTTTGGCCTGGAAGTGCTGTTTTCGTTTCGGATCCGTTTCAGCTGCAATGATGTAGCATACGGGCAGGGTAACCCAGGTAGCTGTTAGGATGATTCATACGACGCCAATCATAACGACGGGTGTTCATGTAATGCGTCACCTTTCGATTCTTTGAGCAGCGATTCAATGCCATCTTCGTAGAGTTTAAGCGCTTCCAGCTTCCGGCCAACTACATCGTACTCGATGGCCCGCGTAAGAAGCGTTACGGCCATCATCTGTGATGCCGCCATGACGATTCCCTTAGTTTTTTACTCACTTTAACCTCAAAATAAATGAGATTGTCCCGCATAACAAAGCACAAGAAAAAACTTTCACTACAAACTGTACGTAAATAAACACAGCTGATCCGTTTGACGGCCGCTGTTCGGTCAGCTGTCAAAAGTGATCGAAAAAAGTCGAGCAGTTGAGTGTGGGCACGATTCAAATTTTCGGTGTGTTCGTTGGTGATTGGCGTGGTGAGCACGTGCTTGGGAGAAAAATCACGCATGCGTTCGAACTGTTGTATTTCGTTTGAGGagcttgttgtgttgttttgtaaaaGGTAACCTGAAGCAGTTGAATTCTTTTTGGCGAACACTTTTTGTGCAAAAGCAACAATTGGATATGTATTCATTAATGTTGCAGTAGAAAGGGTGATGTTATTTGTGGAAGCAAATAATCTGCTAGTGCATTTTCGTTCCTAGCAAACTTTGAAACTGTTCTGGATTGATAATGCTTGAGAATATTCTTATCATATGAAATTCTAGATTTAGTAAGAAACTCTTCCGTAGCATGTTAAATCATTCTTGGGGGGAAGAGTATCATACCATAAATTGAGGCTATCTACCAGTTGTACGGTCCGGTAAGGAAAGGGACAGCGAGAAGTGCATTATccttttcaataaaaaaaataaaagaacagaaaaccaaagaaaaacaagcatcCTTTCCATCAAGGCTCAGTACTACGGCGGCCAGAACATGTCAGTGATCCTTGTCGGCCTGGATTCTAGCCGTTTCCTCGTCCAAAGAAAGGTGTTTAGGGGTGTGAGTGGtgaggaaataaaaaatgacTTATTTTTAAGACCCCCAGACACGGAAACGATAAAATGGTTTTTGGGGAAACTTTTTTGCTTCTCATTTGTTTGCATCCGATTGGCCTTTTCCGATCTGGTTCCCCCTCTTTGGCATCTCCCGTCACACCGATCGCCAATTGGTCTTCACAGGTTTACACGGAAGGATGTTCCATGTTTTTTCGGGGAAACCGTCGAATTATATTACTGTTTTGCGTACCCAAAGTAGGTTGGCTAGGAGggatcttgtttttttttattcgttgtcACTATAACCCGAGTGGAGGAATTTCCCGATGAACCTTTCTCCGGGTCGGATGACAAAGGAATCGGGTATCGGGAAAGTGCCGTATCGATGGCGTGTGGGAGGACGATGAAAGGGACTGTGAAGATATTGAGTAATAtcttttttattcaataaGTTTTTGTGAGAGGTGTGATTCGTACCGGGACTGACCATTTGGTAGCGAAAGaaatggtaatttttggccGGTGATAATAAAGAGGATTCAATTTCTCATAGACGGTATGGgggatgttgttttttagGCGTGTGTTGTTGGTTGTATTGGTCGATTCAACGTAGAGTAACCCTTAGCCCGCCCAGCGAAAGATGCAACCGAGTTAAGCGGGGAAGGGGACAGAGAGGCCCAGGAAGAGTGGACTAAGACATCGTACCGAAAAGGCTGGACGGCAGGATGATTAATTTACACTTGAAAGAAAATCCTTTTCCCGAACAATGCCGCTACGGTCCATTTGATGGAAAGGTTCCGATAAAGTGGCCACGGTTCTGGTGGTccggttggtttgttttcgcttttttttatcgatGCTCTGCCGCCCGGTTGCTGCGCTGCCAACATTTTATATAAACCGGAACACCCCACACGAAAGGCGCActaatgttttgtatttttggtgGCCCGGGTTTTGTGTGTTAGGCTCTTGCCCGGATGGTGATAAATTGATTTTGACGAACTCTGGCATTGGACGATTCATTTTGCACGCTGTAAATTGAGTTGTATTTGCGGGTTGAGGTTTGCTGCGGCCCTATTCCGTGACCGTGTGT
Protein-coding sequences here:
- the LOC128304997 gene encoding arylalkylamine N-acetyltransferase-like 2 encodes the protein MNGGFSKILYRIAVPSECERIREALLAFYFPEEILTRSYLEVNQTGLGPPEEYIQYVLSFVHQGMVALAIEEDNGTIVGITIARCVKPGTADELLALVPSAETRRWAEMLRLFAHLEHTGDVCGRFRSRRSYHVFVLAVEPHFRRRAIGQKLMEFQLARGKSLRFRVVSADFTCEIAARIGERMDMRCVSAIALNQYRNQAGEHTFVAPGANHIVSTYARYV
- the LOC128303869 gene encoding MIT domain-containing protein 1 isoform X1, encoding MAASQMMAVTLLTRAIEYDVVGRKLEALKLYEDGIESLLKESKAETDPKRKQHFQAKILEYMNRAEQVKELVTRWKSKGVISDKIHIVEGSTGYSYSRIFGKYLTDEVHEVLIEEPYVRDHYQVCNLVMLCELVVSSCRNVKYIQLLTVKDTKTNNEQGRAFETLKESLHKHGVKFVVEYSEHMHDRQVILSNGYVIKIGRGLNYFKPSPSKYSLGAFNYHFRECRETNVDVFYCPENNKSRL
- the LOC128303869 gene encoding MIT domain-containing protein 1 isoform X2 encodes the protein MAASQMMAVTLLTRAIEYDVVGRKLEALKLYEDGIESLLKESKAETDPKRKQHFQAKILEYMNRAEQVKELVTRWKSKGVISDKIHIVEGSTGYSYSRIFGKYLTDEVHEVLIEEPYVRDHYQVCNLVMLCELVVSSCRNVKYIQLLTVKDTKTNNEQGRAFETLKESLHKHGVKFVVEYSEHMHDRQVICFTASSLFADLAMATSLRLAAG